One window of Tepidanaerobacter acetatoxydans Re1 genomic DNA carries:
- a CDS encoding FkbM family methyltransferase has translation MLVVTVYGGKLIIPSMDLSLSPELIISGSLELPLTKYLIKNIKQGFTVFDIGANLGYFTVLLGMLVGPTGKVFAYEPNPYLNSLLFDNLSINYVQDRVTISNKAVYSCITKIPFYITKRFMGNSSINRHNDEYFKLYSDQIDKIEIDSEPLDNYFDKFDTINLIKIDIEGGEYHAFLGMQKLIQSETVKIIIFELNKMMLQKDWCVFIQLLNKFQKSKRVIFHKLSDEGDLVPTKIDEIAKLDFCAHVVMQIRP, from the coding sequence ATGTTGGTTGTGACAGTATATGGTGGTAAGCTAATAATACCTTCAATGGATTTGAGCCTGTCACCGGAATTAATAATTAGTGGTAGTTTGGAACTTCCGCTTACAAAATATCTAATTAAAAATATAAAACAGGGTTTTACGGTTTTTGATATTGGAGCAAACCTTGGATATTTTACAGTCTTACTAGGCATGTTGGTAGGGCCTACGGGAAAAGTATTTGCTTATGAACCGAATCCTTATTTAAATTCACTTCTTTTTGACAACTTATCCATAAACTATGTTCAGGATAGGGTAACAATATCAAATAAAGCAGTATACTCATGTATCACTAAAATCCCATTTTATATTACCAAGAGATTCATGGGTAATTCCTCTATCAATAGGCATAATGATGAGTATTTTAAGCTATATTCAGATCAAATTGATAAAATTGAAATAGATTCGGAACCTCTTGATAATTATTTTGATAAATTTGATACAATCAACCTTATTAAAATAGATATTGAAGGTGGTGAGTATCATGCTTTTTTAGGTATGCAAAAATTGATACAATCAGAAACGGTTAAAATCATTATATTTGAATTAAATAAGATGATGCTGCAAAAAGACTGGTGCGTGTTTATCCAGCTTTTAAATAAATTTCAAAAATCCAAGAGGGTAATTTTCCATAAATTATCCGATGAAGGAGATCTTGTGCCTACAAAGATAGATGAAATCGCAAAATTAGATTTTTGTGCTCATGTTGTAATGCAAATACGGCCTTAA
- a CDS encoding DUF3794 domain-containing protein — protein sequence MVKPKNFIGGFHKVKIQQLKSVNNLDCLTVFDKSDEVHAERGGKDKNLESCSKLQEETPEQYLHYNEEDDFKKAEDELDLCKESSHDSVSQNILDVLEINQMGGKREDEKMALIKVPVLIGEGSIQKMVESAVTLEEIAIKVKEIRALVENLNTTVIQDKVIIQGTLHKQIFYVGEDAVVHHQTELIPISYFIDIDGALPGMNTTVTPVVEHVAFTLLDSTTLHQKVILSFSVIVTDVQNLEVETGEEETPLYYVSEIEGQNSQQLIVETTVTLNQPALKVDEITAVVQDILTDVITDKVIIQGILHKQIFYVGLDNIEYHQAEDIPFSLFVDVEGATPGMHVQVESTIETINYALENSNDLTQKVVIQFSVVVTQNTSLNIIEGTEEPILLVDEVVGETTGQTLLQDIITMDKPTQKIRDVDAEVTSITAQIIANKVIIQGIIHKQIYYIGTDDIEYEMGEDVEFSFFVDLPDAEPEMHAALVPTIESVITELLSETEMLEKVVLKVDVLVLSTVRLNIGAVPVP from the coding sequence ATGGTAAAACCAAAAAATTTTATAGGCGGATTTCATAAGGTTAAGATTCAACAATTAAAATCTGTCAACAATTTAGACTGTTTAACGGTATTTGACAAGAGCGATGAAGTTCATGCAGAAAGAGGTGGTAAGGACAAAAATTTAGAATCATGTTCAAAACTTCAAGAAGAAACGCCGGAACAATACTTGCACTATAACGAAGAAGATGATTTTAAGAAAGCGGAAGATGAGTTGGATTTATGTAAAGAGTCCTCACATGATAGTGTGTCACAAAATATATTAGATGTTTTGGAAATTAATCAAATGGGAGGAAAAAGGGAGGATGAAAAAATGGCTTTAATTAAGGTTCCCGTTTTAATCGGTGAAGGTTCTATCCAAAAAATGGTAGAATCCGCCGTAACGCTGGAAGAAATTGCAATTAAGGTAAAGGAAATAAGGGCTTTGGTAGAAAACCTGAATACTACTGTTATACAGGATAAAGTCATTATTCAAGGAACACTTCACAAGCAGATATTCTATGTTGGTGAGGATGCAGTTGTTCACCATCAGACAGAACTTATACCTATCAGCTACTTTATTGATATAGATGGAGCATTACCTGGAATGAACACAACCGTAACACCTGTGGTGGAACATGTAGCCTTCACGCTTTTAGATTCGACAACTCTGCACCAGAAGGTCATATTGTCTTTTTCTGTTATAGTAACAGATGTTCAAAATCTTGAAGTTGAAACAGGAGAAGAAGAAACACCGCTTTATTATGTATCTGAAATTGAGGGGCAAAACTCGCAGCAGCTTATAGTTGAAACAACGGTAACACTAAATCAACCGGCACTTAAAGTTGACGAAATAACGGCCGTAGTGCAAGATATACTAACTGATGTGATAACAGATAAGGTAATTATTCAAGGAATTCTCCATAAACAAATATTCTATGTAGGACTTGACAATATAGAATATCACCAAGCGGAAGATATACCTTTCAGTCTCTTTGTAGATGTGGAAGGAGCCACTCCCGGCATGCATGTTCAAGTAGAATCAACCATTGAAACAATTAATTATGCTCTTGAAAACAGTAATGATTTAACGCAAAAAGTAGTTATTCAATTTTCTGTTGTAGTCACACAGAATACCAGCCTAAATATTATCGAAGGAACAGAAGAACCAATCCTTCTTGTAGATGAAGTGGTAGGCGAAACTACCGGCCAAACTCTTTTACAAGATATTATAACAATGGATAAACCAACTCAAAAGATAAGGGATGTTGATGCAGAGGTTACATCAATTACTGCTCAAATCATTGCAAATAAGGTAATCATCCAAGGTATAATCCACAAGCAAATATATTATATCGGCACCGACGATATTGAATATGAAATGGGCGAAGACGTAGAATTCAGTTTCTTTGTGGATTTACCTGATGCCGAACCTGAGATGCATGCGGCCTTGGTACCGACTATAGAAAGCGTAATAACGGAATTGCTGAGTGAAACCGAAATGTTGGAAAAAGTTGTGCTGAAGGTAGATGTGTTAGTATTGTCAACAGTAAGATTAAACATTGGGGCTGTGCCTGTGCCATAA
- a CDS encoding ABC transporter substrate-binding protein, which yields MRRIALLLVAVMLFSVTVTGCGGQAVKEKTDNVTPEEVQKEQTIGKKPELEPLSPPVKVTVGMKEVVSDAGVLIGMAKGYYEELGIEIESIAFNTGQDMINALGAGQLDVGCTVTASGLFNAILRDIPIKIVGDKGINVEGQGYYRLMIRKDLVDEIKDFKDLRGRKLAVVGTASLDEIALDRVLNQGGMTTNDVDLQVIRSFPDIVAAMSNKSIDGGMVIEPFVAAAIAKDIADPWKDPSEYDPDAQTALLVYGKSMLDQPEVANRFMVAYIKAIRDYNDAFFKNINKDEIISILAEYSVVKEKELYEKMYPVGFNPDGFVRMKGIQMDLDWYKQRDLLKGELEAEDVVDNSYAEYAVKILGRYSK from the coding sequence TTGAGACGTATAGCACTGCTTTTAGTTGCGGTTATGCTGTTTTCAGTAACTGTTACTGGATGTGGAGGGCAGGCGGTAAAAGAGAAAACCGATAACGTGACACCTGAAGAAGTACAAAAAGAACAAACTATCGGAAAAAAACCTGAACTTGAGCCTCTTTCCCCGCCCGTAAAGGTGACGGTTGGAATGAAGGAAGTAGTATCTGATGCAGGTGTGCTTATAGGTATGGCCAAAGGTTATTACGAGGAACTGGGCATTGAAATTGAATCTATTGCTTTCAATACCGGTCAAGATATGATAAATGCCTTGGGAGCAGGCCAGCTTGATGTAGGATGTACCGTTACGGCATCTGGACTGTTTAATGCAATTCTTCGAGATATACCGATAAAAATTGTCGGAGACAAAGGTATTAATGTCGAAGGCCAGGGATATTATCGTTTAATGATACGCAAAGACTTGGTAGATGAGATAAAAGACTTTAAGGATTTAAGAGGGCGTAAACTTGCTGTAGTAGGCACCGCTTCTCTTGATGAAATTGCCCTAGACCGAGTACTGAATCAGGGAGGGATGACTACAAATGATGTAGATTTACAAGTCATCAGAAGTTTTCCCGATATAGTGGCTGCTATGAGCAATAAAAGCATCGATGGAGGCATGGTAATCGAACCCTTTGTAGCTGCCGCTATCGCCAAAGATATTGCGGATCCGTGGAAAGACCCTTCAGAGTATGATCCTGATGCTCAAACTGCGCTTTTGGTCTATGGAAAGAGCATGCTTGACCAGCCGGAAGTTGCTAACCGTTTCATGGTTGCTTATATTAAAGCCATAAGAGATTACAATGATGCCTTTTTTAAAAACATAAATAAAGACGAAATCATATCAATCCTTGCAGAGTATTCAGTTGTAAAAGAGAAGGAACTCTATGAAAAAATGTACCCTGTTGGCTTTAATCCAGATGGTTTCGTAAGAATGAAAGGTATCCAAATGGACCTTGACTGGTATAAACAAAGAGATTTATTAAAAGGAGAATTAGAGGCCGAAGATGTGGTAGACAACAGCTATGCCGAATATGCCGTTAAAATATTGGGAAGATATTCCAAATAG
- a CDS encoding ABC transporter permease, whose amino-acid sequence MSLFEEHIYKNIEQMNIVIKEEECKPKTKLVNKAIILKVLTFFSPSLLLVLWELFARWGLIDVRLFSSPVMIFKTMIPMLYSGELLYHTLISARRILLGFIAGAVPGVVLGLSMGLFPPVRASLMPMVAVTFPIPKLAIMPLILIIFGLGETSKIFTIAIGVFYLVLINTMAGVLNIDEIYLDIAKNFGASPFQFYTTVAFPGALPMIFAGFKLGMGTALLLIVAAELSAAKAGVGWMVWRAYDMFDIEKMFVALITMAFLGYIFSCLLDIAEKIVIPWANNRR is encoded by the coding sequence ATGAGCTTATTTGAAGAACATATTTACAAAAACATTGAACAGATGAATATTGTTATTAAAGAAGAAGAGTGCAAACCCAAGACAAAATTGGTGAATAAAGCGATTATATTAAAAGTCCTGACTTTTTTCTCCCCGTCGTTACTCTTGGTATTATGGGAGTTATTCGCGCGATGGGGGCTTATTGATGTTCGATTGTTTTCAAGCCCTGTAATGATTTTCAAAACTATGATTCCGATGCTTTATTCAGGGGAACTTTTGTATCATACCCTTATCAGTGCTCGAAGAATACTGCTGGGATTTATAGCCGGAGCCGTGCCTGGAGTAGTCCTAGGTTTATCAATGGGACTTTTTCCACCGGTAAGGGCCAGTCTTATGCCTATGGTAGCAGTCACCTTCCCAATTCCAAAACTGGCGATTATGCCGCTGATTCTTATTATTTTTGGCCTAGGTGAAACGTCGAAAATATTTACCATAGCCATTGGGGTGTTCTACCTAGTCTTAATAAATACCATGGCGGGTGTATTAAATATTGATGAAATATATCTTGACATAGCAAAAAACTTTGGAGCAAGCCCTTTTCAGTTTTACACAACAGTGGCTTTTCCCGGAGCACTGCCCATGATATTCGCAGGCTTTAAGCTGGGTATGGGTACTGCCTTGCTGCTGATAGTAGCAGCAGAACTTTCGGCAGCAAAAGCGGGAGTTGGGTGGATGGTCTGGCGAGCATATGACATGTTCGATATTGAGAAAATGTTTGTAGCTCTTATAACAATGGCTTTCTTAGGATATATTTTCTCATGTCTTTTAGATATTGCGGAAAAAATTGTTATACCTTGGGCAAACAACAGGAGGTGA
- a CDS encoding ABC transporter ATP-binding protein — protein MYPTEVIRIEKLNKEFYTRKEKVVAIKDLDLSVREGEFLCILGPSGCGKTTLLRILAGLEKQTKGKVFMRSKNPEKPLTSMVFQGDSVFPWMTVAENVAYSLRIRGFPSDKRLNIVEHYLKLMGLDKFANAFPYQLSGGMKQRINVARAFVSDPEILLMDEPFGALDEQNRLILQQELLKIWDGSGKTSIFITHSIDEALLLADRIMVMTAHPGKVKAIVPVDIPRPRDILSLRSSPRFATLFREIWQLLQEEVLKAKTTEFKA, from the coding sequence TTGTATCCCACCGAGGTTATACGCATAGAAAAACTAAATAAAGAGTTTTATACACGCAAGGAAAAGGTTGTTGCGATTAAAGACTTAGATTTATCGGTAAGGGAAGGTGAATTTTTATGCATTTTGGGTCCTAGCGGCTGTGGCAAGACCACACTGCTTAGGATTTTGGCCGGTTTGGAAAAGCAAACCAAAGGAAAGGTGTTTATGAGGTCGAAAAATCCTGAAAAACCTTTGACATCAATGGTGTTTCAGGGCGATTCCGTATTTCCATGGATGACGGTTGCGGAAAACGTAGCTTACAGTTTGAGAATTAGAGGTTTCCCAAGTGATAAAAGATTGAACATAGTCGAGCATTATTTAAAATTAATGGGTCTGGACAAATTTGCAAATGCCTTTCCTTATCAATTATCCGGTGGGATGAAACAGAGAATCAATGTTGCACGGGCTTTTGTAAGTGACCCTGAAATTTTACTTATGGATGAGCCTTTTGGAGCTCTTGACGAACAAAATCGGCTGATTTTACAGCAAGAACTCTTAAAAATATGGGATGGCAGCGGCAAAACTTCTATTTTTATAACACACAGTATTGACGAAGCGCTTCTTTTGGCTGATAGGATAATGGTAATGACAGCACATCCCGGGAAAGTTAAAGCAATAGTTCCGGTGGATATTCCAAGACCGAGAGATATTCTATCATTACGTTCATCGCCCAGATTTGCAACATTATTTAGAGAGATATGGCAGCTGCTGCAAGAAGAAGTATTAAAAGCTAAAACCACAGAGTTTAAAGCATAA
- the ytaF gene encoding sporulation membrane protein YtaF, protein MNIFTGIILAIAVSVDGLSAGIIYGMKDIKIPWFSQLVIVAATSCAFVTAMVFGNIAIGFFYPIETKFIGSILLSILGIWSLLKTYARENSSISTKTIASFQIKPLGLVIKILREPIAADTDTSGIIDIGEALLLGAALAVDSFGAGFGAAAAGFGIIWTTTLVSIASLIFLSIGLYIGRKKLVFLNQKLTEYLPGILLLVLAFIKSS, encoded by the coding sequence TTGAACATTTTTACCGGAATCATACTTGCAATTGCAGTAAGTGTAGATGGTTTATCTGCCGGAATAATTTACGGAATGAAAGATATAAAAATTCCCTGGTTTTCACAACTGGTTATAGTAGCGGCCACTTCCTGTGCATTTGTGACGGCTATGGTTTTTGGAAATATTGCAATAGGATTTTTTTATCCCATCGAAACCAAATTCATAGGGTCTATACTGCTGTCGATTTTAGGTATCTGGTCGCTTTTAAAGACATACGCAAGAGAAAATAGCAGCATAAGCACAAAAACTATCGCCAGTTTTCAAATAAAGCCGCTGGGTCTTGTCATAAAAATATTAAGAGAACCGATTGCTGCCGATACAGATACTTCAGGGATTATTGATATCGGAGAAGCCTTACTGCTGGGAGCTGCCCTTGCCGTGGATTCCTTTGGAGCAGGCTTTGGTGCTGCAGCGGCAGGTTTTGGAATAATATGGACTACAACCTTGGTTAGCATAGCAAGTCTCATTTTTTTATCAATAGGCCTGTATATAGGTCGTAAAAAATTAGTATTTCTAAACCAAAAGCTAACAGAGTATCTGCCGGGAATCTTATTACTTGTTCTAGCCTTCATAAAATCATCCTAA